A part of Aspergillus flavus chromosome 1, complete sequence genomic DNA contains:
- a CDS encoding uncharacterized protein (of unknown function-domain containing protein): MNRAVSSKCFQCPTFRAGRCSGTAKRLLATDAAPLTRKDKKEGDISSVFSTFSGRKIPPLPERFRELKRNLTTGFEEQIQKSWDELVEVLKVRTTEVASKRESIIPQLNYSDIRTGSVSPETVAAIRRTGVAVVRGVVPKDEAEGLLSDVRRYFAAHQFPGFPSDADKKIIYESYWSPSQVKARSHPNMLSTQSWMNQLYSADAGQKIDLSVPLTYCDRVQIRPPGDKKFALPPHVDGGGVERWEDRAYNHVYRKIFQGKWQEYDPWDLTGRLDANMNMYEAPGGCSVFRAFQSWLGLSRHGPQQGTLVVHPILQPSTAYWMLRPFFKPTRKSSLDGWKFSLDDDEGNVYLHGANPGTAQEHTLDHHPHLMLHETMIPYPTVDPGDTVFWSADTIHGTEGENTGDTDACVFYIPSVPLTLNNAQYVAQQRDAFLKGTPPPDFPGGVGESQFSDRAQVGDVQSQAGREAMGLSPIKPSIKNEKSAKLAEEVNKIMGY, encoded by the exons ATGAACAGGGCTGTCTCATCCAAGTGTTTCCAGTGTCCTACCTTTCGAGCTGGAAGGTGCTCGGGCACAGCCAAACGGCTCCTAGCAACTGACGCGGCACCGCTCACTCgaaaggacaagaaggagggCGATATTTCCTCGGTCTTCTCAACATTCTCTGGCAGAAAAATCCCGCCTCTACCTGAACGTTTCCGAGAGCTGAAGCGGAACCTGACTACCGGGTTCGAAGAGCAGATTCAAAAGTCGTGGGATGAACTAGTTGAGGTTCTGAAAGTGCGCACCACAGAAGTTGCCTCTAAGAGAGAGTCT ATTATTCCCCAGCTGAACTATTCCGACATCCGCACAGGCAGCGTATCTCCGGAGACTGTTGCAGCAATCCGACGAACCGGTGTCGCTGTCGTCAGAGGGGTGGTGCCGAAAGATGAAGCTGAAGGACTTCTGTCTGATGTCCGCCGATACTTTGCTGCACACCAATTCCCGGGCTTCCCTTCTGATGCAGACAAGAAG ATCATTTACGAATCGTATTGGAGTCCATCCCAAGTAAAAGCAAGGTCGCACCCCAATATGTTGTCAACACAATCATGGATGAATCAGCTCTACTCCGCAGATGCCGGTCAAAAGA TTGATCTCTCGGTGCCGCTCACCTATTGTGACCGTGTCCAGATCCGCCCACCTGGGGATAAGAAATTTGCGCTTCCCCCGCACGTCGACGGTGGAGGAGTTGAAAGATGGGAGGATCGCGCCTACAACCATGTGTATCGCAAGATCTTCCAAGGAAAG TGGCAGGAATACGATCCCTGGGATCTAACTGGCCGCCTCGATGCGAATATGAACATGTACGAAGCGCCAGGGGGGTGCTCAGTCTTTAGAGCCTTCCAGAGTTGGCTCGGGCTATCTCGGCATGGTCCACAGCAAG GCACTCTTGTGGTTCATCCCATCTTGCAGCCCTCCACTGCATATTGGATGCTTCGACCTTTTTTCAAGCCCACTCGAAAGAGTTCTTTAGATGGTTGGAAGTTCTCcctggatgatgatgaaggcaATGTCTATCTGCATGGAGCAAATCCAGGAACTGCCCAAGAGCATACTCTAGACCACCATCCCCACCTAATGCTCCACGAAACCATGATACCGTATCCGACCGTTGATCCTGGTGATACTG TGTTCTGGAGTGCCGACACCATACACGGCACGGAGGGTGAAAACACAGGAGACACGGATGCCTGTGTGTTTTACATTCCATCCGTTCCACTGACCCTTAACAACGCG CAATACGTTGCACAGCAACGTGATGCCTTTCTGAAGGGAACCCCTCCACCAGACTTCCCAGGTGGCGTTGGCGAGTCCCAGTTCTCTGATAGAGCACAAGTCGGTGACGTCCAGTCGCAGGCCGGTAGGGAGGCAATGGGACTCAGTCCTATCAAACCCAGTATTAAGAACGAGAAGTCTGCGAAACTGGCGGAGGAAGTAAACAAAATTATGGGCTACTAA
- a CDS encoding putative hydrolase translates to MIKAVFFDFMGTCLDWHSGTIKALPQSISESERSDIALKWRHDYFDANAARIAAGEPVEDIEITLARTLDALLENYAAHKHLFDREAKEQCIAAWHSMPAWPDVAPAIEQLKAEGYEIFVHANGTTRLQLDLCKSSGLSFHMLFSSQLLGVYKPAPESYREVLRLVDVKPEETVLVAAHAYDVRGAKEAGMKTVYIHRWTDDIHEDMEIIKGENDFFLEDMTNLAGVIQQL, encoded by the coding sequence ATGATCAAAGCAGTCTTCTTTGACTTCATGGGCACGTGCCTAGATTGGCACAGCGGAACCATCAAAGCATTGCCACAATCCATTTCAGAAAGTGAAAGATCGGATATCGCTCTGAAATGGCGTCACGACTACTTCGACGCTAACGCCGCACGTATCGCTGCCGGCGAGCCTGTGGAGGATATCGAAATCACCCTTGCAAGGACTCTTGATGCTTTATTAGAGAATTATGCAGCACACAAACATCTTTTCGATCGAGAGGCCAAGGAACAATGTATAGCTGCTTGGCACTCAATGCCGGCATGGCCGGATGTCGCCCCAGCCATTGAGCAGCTAAAAGCAGAAGGCTATGAAATATTTGTCCATGCGAATGGAACCACAAGATTGCAACTCGATCTCTGCAAATCATCGGGTCTATCCTTCCACATGCTATTCTCTAGTCAGCTGCTTGGTGTGTACAAGCCTGCGCCAGAGAGCTACCGTGAGGTATTGCGATTGGTGGATGTGAAACCGGAGGAAACCGTGCTTGTTGCCGCGCATGCCTATGATGTTCGTGGAGCGAAGGAAGCGGGGATGAAAACGGTATATATCCACAGGTGGACTGACGATATCCATGAAGATATGGAGATTATCAAAGGAGAGAATGACTTCTTTCTCGAGGATATGACAAACCTTGCCGGGGTTATTCAGCAGCTTTGA
- a CDS encoding Up-regulated during septation-domain-containing protein gives MSKMGKPLPVLPTEATNSSTMASPQKSPTSSNCCYLTPQQGSKQLVYLCRRQLSSSTGSSLRREPSPGRAPSNAPAAEQERRSKIEYHVNVQQVAPTMLHLGVISANAHLTLPAPELKELQTHAKRQAEQLKVLSKHEVATLSQELVTMEEYCKYLQDRCTSLKSDRRILQEQKIRDLTSATWIGPKWKGRMLEREQELMDIDLSIDRWTGMLEHAVENRVTIRHRLLEHIAAILAVESPTVLPSQYLQFNTNTIPGSAEMSQQRIQSIPIFADSGIFTAAGYGSGYRI, from the exons ATGTCTAAAATGGGAAAGCCTCTGCCAGTGCTCCCAACGGAGGCGACAAACTCATCGACTATGGCGTCTCCACAAAAGTCTCCTACATCGAGCAACTGTTGTTATCTCACACCACAACAAGGATCCAAGCAACTCGTATACCTTTGTAGACGTCAGCTATCGTCATCCACAGGAAGCTCCCTTCGCAGGGAACCTTCACCAGGAAGAGCTCCTTCGAATGCACCTGCTGCGGAACAAGAGCGACGGAGTAAAATCGAATACCATGTTAACGTGCAACAAGTTGCACCTACTATGCTTCATCTTGGAGTGATCTCAGCCAACGCTCACTTGACCCTGCCAGCTCCGGAATTAAAAGAACTTCAAACCCATGCGAAGCGCCAGGCCGAGCAGCTGAAAGTCCTAAGCAAACATGAAGTCGCAACACTTTCACAG GAGCTAGTTACGATGGAGGAGTACTGCAAATATCTCCAAGACAGATGCACCTCCCTTAAATCAGATCGCCGCATTCTCCAAGAGCAGAAAATCCGAGATCTCACATCTGCAACTTGGATTGGTCCGAAATGGAAAGGTAGAATGCTGGAACGCGAGCAGGAATTAATGGATATTGATCTTTCCATTGACAGATGGACTGGGATGTTGGAGCATGCGGTGGAAAATCGAGTCACCATACGCCATAGACTGTTGGAACATATTGCTGCGATACTAGCCGTCGAGTCGCCAACTGTATTGCCTTCGCAATACCTACAATTTAATACGAATACCATCCCGGGTTCCGCAGAAATGTCCCAGCAGAGGATTCAATCTATCCCGATTTTTGCCGACTCAGGTATTTTTACAGCAGCAGGCTATGGCAGTGGGTacagaatataa
- a CDS encoding putative cytochrome P450 monooxygenase translates to MLGMAIYNVYFHPLNRFPGPVSHAISRIPYFYRAVRGTLPFDMLKLHERYGDIVRIAPDELAFSHPDAWKDIFGHKNGEPEMAKAAWFYRPLNEPLHIVNEDTDEHRRLRRQMAHGFSEKSMRAQEPIIRKYVDLSLEKLYQSCKNGSLVILDWYKFTTFDIIGDLAFGEPFGCLEGCNYDQWIKGIFKGAYLGSFMQALSFVPRLKSTLLLLVPKSMQEAHQRHKELTKAKMLRRAAITEKRPDLIDGLLRNKDELKLGLDKLIANAEILIIGGSETTASLLSGVTYLLLQNPNAYETLKNEVRSKFNHQEEINLISVNKLSYILACLDEALRMYPPIANGLPRVCPKEGSWVLGEYIPGKTVLSIHQWALYRREKHFKDPNTYHPERFLSSPEFLDDRRDAFQPFHTGPRNCLGRNLAYSEMHLILALVIFNFDMKIAAESKRLDQTKKLSDVG, encoded by the exons ATGTTAGGCATGGCCATCTACAATGTCTATTTTCATCCATTGAATCGGTTCCCTGGGCCGGTATCGCATGCCATTTCTCGCATTCCATACTTCTATCGTGCAGTTCGCGGTACACTTCCGTTTGATATGCTCAAATTGCATGAACGCTACGGAGATATTGTTCGTATTGCTCCTGATGAGCTTGCATTCTCTCACCCTGATGCTTGGAAAGATATCTTTGGCCATAAGAATGGAGAGCCGGAAATGGCCAAAGCTGCGTGGTTCTATCGCCCACTCAATGAGCCTCTTCACATTGTCAATGAGGACACTGATGAACATAGACGGTTGCGCCGGCAAATGGCCCATGGCTTTTCAGAGAAAAGTATGAGAGCTCAAGAGCCTATCATCCGGAAGTACGTTGACCTCTCACTCGAGAAGCTCTATCAAAGCTGCAAAAATGGCAGCCTGGTGATTTTGGATTGGTATAAATTTACAACGTTCGATATCATCGGCGACTTAGCATTTGGAGAGCCTTTTGGGTGCTTGGAAGGCTGCAACTATGACCAATGGATCAAAGGAATTTTCAAAGGAGCATACTTGGGCTCTTTTATGCAGGCGTTATCATTTGTTCCTCGATTGAAGAGCACACTCTTGTTACTAGTCCCGAAATCCATGCAAGAAGCCCACCAGAGACACAAAGAGTTGACAAAGGCTAAGATGCTTCGTCGAGCCGCTATCACAGAAAAACGTCCAGATCTTATTGACGGCTTGCTGAGGAATAAGGATGAACTT AAACTTGGCCTTGACAAACTGATTGCCAATGCCGAGATTTTGATCATTGGAGGGTCTGAGACAACTGCATCACTCCTGAGTGGAGTTACCTATCTCTTGCTGCAGAATCCCAATGCCTACGAGACGTTGAAGAACGAAGTCCGTTCCAAATTCAATCATCAAGAAGAGATCAACTTGATCAGTGTCAACAAGCTGTCATACATACTAGCCTGTCTTGATGAGGCATTGCGCATGTATCCTCCAATCGCCAATGGCCTTCCTCGTGTTTGTCCAAAGGAAGGCTCTTGGGTTCTAGGTGAATACATACCGGGGAAG ACTGTTCTATCTATTCACCAATGGGCCCTGTATCGCCGCGAAAAACACTTCAAAGATCCCAACACATACCACCCGGAGCGATTTTTATCGAGTCCAGAGTTTTTAGACGATCGCCGTGATGCATTCCAGCCGTTCCATACCGGTCCAAGGAATTGTTTAGGGAGAAA TCTTGCATACAGCGAAATGCATCTCATTCTCGCTCTTGTTATATTCAACTTTGACATGAAGATTGCCGCAGAGAGCAAAAGATTGGatcagacaaagaaattATCTGATGTGGGATAA
- a CDS encoding putative FAD-binding oxidoreductase yields MKLFYLAGPFIWSLASASLSPSPSTTGSSISTPSGNVQITKNEQCACRKLTQSFGRSVILPGQKNYTQQTVDDYWDIRAVLSPACVFVPDTADAVASALQILSACNAQFAVRGGGHMNYPGSNNIDGGVLVALSGLDSYQVHNDTIDVGPGLTWYDVYKALAPYRRAAIGGRLKTIGVPGLALIGGFHYFNNKYGYAMDNVVSYDVVLGNGTQVVASNVSHPDLFWALKGGANNYGIVTKFTLNTFDLPQITTSIQVFNETYFPSFFEAMCHSASVDEKDPIAAGMIATVAYNATTKVASASLLGVQEGVSNPPSQFANFTKIPATRRINNVTTLSQWAETLDSPKQMFRVMFSHKTMKPDPGMLYSIYKAWKAAVDDISDVEGLYPTFVLNEITPSSLRVAQTNGVGNVWGLEPEPLMIWQFSTGWANAQDDLRVEAWARQLTEHLHSINREKGLASEFIYMGDAGEWQDPYAGFPYENVQRMRDIRAAYDHKGIFSTLSWGGFKLGL; encoded by the exons ATGAAACTCTTCTATCTCGCCGGACCTTTTATCTGGTCTCTAGCATCTGCTAGCTTgagcccttctccttcgACGACAGGTTCTTCGATCAGCACGCCCAGCGGTAACGTGCAGATTACCAAGAACGAGCAATGCGCATGCAGGAAACTCACCCAGTCCTTTGGACGCAGCGTGATTCTGCCTGGTCAGAAAAACTATACCCAACAAACTGTTGATGACTACTGGGACATTCGAGCCGTTCTTTCCCCGGCATGTGTATTCGTACCTGACACAGCCGATGCAGTTGCCAGTGCTCTTCAGATTCTCAGTGCATGCAATGCTCAGTTTGCAGTTCGTGGTGGCGGTCATATGAAT TACCCCGGTTCTAACAATATCGACGGTGGCGTTCTTGTTGCCTTAAGCGGGTTGGACTCTTACCAGGTTCACAATGACACGATTGACGTGGGCCCAGGTCTGACCTGGTATGATGTTTACAAGGCCCTGGCGCCCTATAGGCGTGCTGCTATTGGTGGGCGCTTGAAGACCATCGGTGTCCCCGGTCTAGCATTGATCGGAGGTTTCCATTATTTTAACAACAAGTACGGTTATGCCATGGACAATGTTGTCAGCTACGATGTTGTTCTTGGGAATGGCACTCAGGTTGTAGCCTCAAATGTCTCGCACCCCGACCTGTTCTGGGCGTTGAAAGGTGGTGCCAACAACTATGGAATTGTTACCAAGTTTACCTTGAATACCTTCGATCTTCCTCAGATTACCACCAGTATTCAAGTGTTCAACGAGAcctattttccttccttcttcgagGCTATGTGCCACTCTGCCAGCGTGGACGAAAAAGACCCCATTGCCGCCGGAATGATCGCTACTGTTGCATACAATGCGACTACCAAGGTTGCTTCTGCCTCACTCCTTGGTGTACAGGAAGGCGTCAGCAATCCCCCGTCCCAATTCGCTAACTTCACCAAGATCCCTGCAACGCGGCGGATTAACAACGTGACCACTCTAAGCCAATGGGCCGAGACACTTGATTCACCGAAGCAGATGTTTCG TGTCATGTTCTCCCACAAAACCATGAAACCAGATCCTGGCATGCTCTATTCCATCTACAAAGCTTGGAAGGCCGCTGTCGACGACATCTCCGATGTTGAGGGCTTATACCCAACTTTTGTACTCAATGAGATCACACCAAGCTCTCTCCGCGTCGCCCAGACCAATGGAGTTGGTAACGTTTGGGGTCTTGAACCCGAGCCTCTTATGA TTTGGCAATTCAGCACTGGATGGGCCAACGCCCAAGATGACCTGCGCGTTGAGGCCTGGGCCCGTCAGCTGACAGAGCATCTTCACTCTATCAATCGGGAAAAGGGCCTGGCCTCGGAATTCATCTACATGGGCGATGCTGGTGAGTGGCAGGACCCTTACGCGGGATTCCCCTATGAGAATGTGCAGCGTATGCGTGACATTCGCGCTGCCTACGACCACAAAGGGATCTTCTCGACTCTCAGCTGGGGTGGTTTCAAGCTGGGACTTTAA